The DNA window CCCCCAGCAGCACTACTAGTAGACATTAACTCATCATACCGCATATAATCTTCTATCCCCAGATTTTCACTTAAATCTTTAATTGCCATTCTAAGTCCTATATTTACATCTCCATTTCCTACAGTTGTAGGAGCTTGACCCTGCCCCACAAATACAGGGCAGTTGTCATATATCCCATTAAAAGCATTCACTACTGTAGTTGTACTACCTATTTCAGCCACTAGTACATTAATTTTCATTTAATATTTCCCTTCTTTTTTTAACGAGGAAGGTAGCTACATGAACTCCTTTTGTACCTCTTCCAAATCCCACATCCACTCCCTGCTCTACTGCTAGCTCATTAGATACCTGAGTTCCCCCGCAAGCTAAAATAATTCTATCTCTAATACCTTTTTCTACACAAAGCTCATGGATACGTTTCATATTTTTATAATGAATATCATCATGACTAATTATTGTTGAAGCAAGTATTGCATCTGCATTTAATTCTATGGCCGCATCTATTAGCTTTTCAACTGGTACTGAAGTTCCAAGATAATGACATTCTATTCCGTAGCCTTCTATTCCCCCATGTTTAATATCAATTATTTCTCTTAAGCCTACAGAGTGTTCATCCTCTCCCACTGTTCCTGCTACTATTTTCATTGGACATCTTTCTATTTCTTCTCTTATTTCATCATCTGACATAATCTCTGGCTTTGGCGGAATTACGAGTGTACTTGTATCTATTGTAAATGGCACCTTTCCTTTTAGTTCAATCCTAGTACCTTCTGCTGCTTGAAGCACTTCCTTATGAATTACTTCCACATCCTCAAGCCCTAGATTTTTGCCTATTTCAATAGCAGCAAATTCAGCTGTTCTTTCGTCAGTTGGGAGGAATAATGTTATCTGAATTATTCCATCGCCTTGCCACTCCATTTCAGGCTTTATCTTTGTAGTTTCTCTTAGTTCTCTTGTTTCTTCCATCCTAACATTTACGTTATCAGTTTCATCTAATTCATCAATGTATACTATCTTATCTGGTTCTTCAAAGGTGCATCCTCCAATAAGAGCTGACGGATTACCTACTGCATTTGCATCGTATTGCTGCACATTGTTATATCCAAAATGGGCAGTAACTGGAGCCATATAGTCATTTTCTCTTTCATATACAGTTCCTACACCTATACCTCCATCGATTTTTCTAACAATACCATCACCATTTCTTTCAGGATAATATCCCGAGTCAACAAAAAATCCTTCTTCTACTGCTCTAAAGTATCCACCTACCTCAAGCATTTCTTCCATAAATAATATGGCTCTTTCTTTTAGTTCTCTAACCTTATCTGCCAATTCACCACTATTTCTTTTTATTTCAACCATTTCTGTAAGTCCGTCCATACCTATTAAAGCTTGCTTTGCAGTATTCGTTCCTTCTATATTGTATATATGCCATGGAACATTTCTTCCCTCATCTGGAGTAATGGTAGATTGGATATCTGCTCTTGTAAGCTTTGAAATTAAGAGATTAAGAGTATGTGTTACAGTAGCTTCTCTTGTTGAAGATCCCATATATTTAGTATTTTGTTGAGCTCTCATTTTGTATTCCTTAAATAACTCCCTTAGGGCAACTGCATAAGGCAAGTCAATTCTCATACAAGGAGCTGGTGGTGCTGTTGGCGGTACAGTTGAAAGACATATGTTTTCTTTTCTCATTCCTATCTTTACAGAATACATAGAGTTAATAGCATGCTGTACCATAAGCTCTGGCATTACCTTCCACGCTTCTCTAGCTGTTGCATTTGCATTGTGAGCACCATCAATCTGAGCCATATCCGCCCAGGTCATGACTTTTTTTGCCACTGCCGCATCTACAAAGGATCTAATCATATTAATGTTTCTATACAAAACATTATATTGCGGATCCTGATGAGCTCCATTTACTCCTTCCTCAGCAAACATAACTGCTATTTCTGGACCTGCTACTCCACTTACATAGGAGTGATAATTAATTGGCCTTCCGACTTCGTCTTCTATTAGATCAAGAGCCTTTCTTTGTGCTCTAACTTGTTTTCTAGTAATAGGTATACCGCCTATACCTTGGGGAGTTCCCTCGATTAGACCATCAAAATGGCTTTGGCCAGCAGTTCTAATAACCATTAGATGATCCGCTCCATGCCATGCAGCCATTCTCATTCTTCTAATATCATCTTCGAATCTCCCTGATGCAATTTCAGTGGTAATAACTGAATCTGGCTGTGGATCAATATCATCAAAATAGTGTGCTGATGGTAAAGGCTGACTTTGCTCTAGATTTTCTGATGTATCATAATATTGAAACTTTCCTATATCTCTTTTCTGTCCTATTCCGTCTCTCCAATGCCAGCCTCTTCTTCTAGGTCTATAGCTTTCAAGATTCTCTAATATATTTGCTATATCTAATTTTTCATTAGGCTTCAATTTCATTAATTCTCACCTCCTGCAAATATTTTCATGACTTCGTCCCACATCTGTCCTTCTACTAGTTTCAATCCTGCTTCTCTAACACTCAAATTATAATCCTTAGACAATCTATATACTAAATGACCAGCTCCCCTACCTAATAATCCTCTATCTATGGCTCCGTCAACAATAGCAGTAGCCTCTAAGCTTGAAAAACCCATTCTTAATAAAACTGATCTTTCAATTGAAGGACTTGTTTGCTTATAAGCCAAGTCTATCAGTGGATCAACAATTTTTTCTGCCAACTCCCAAAATCTCGCTTCTAGCTGCTCCTCTGATAAATCTTTTAAATGCTGCCTTCTGATTTCAAAATCATCTTTTCTTTTCATGCTCACACCCCCAAATTATACTCTTATTCCTAGTTCCTTTAATGTATCGATAACAAATTCAGTATTTGATTTACTATCTTCAGCTAAAAATTTGACATCTTCGTTTGTGAAGGAAGTCACATTGGTTATATCTATACAGTTTTTAATATAGGATTTTCTTAGCTTGTTTAAATCTATATCCTTTGCTTTTATTAAACCTGGATGCTCTGGCAATATAATATTCTCACCAGGAATTTCTTCTTCAGGATTTCCTATAATAATCTGAATCCCATTTTCCCTCGCAAAAGTAAGCTGAGGCTGTATGTGCTTACCTGCACCAGTATATTCAGTTTCTTGTACTAATACTATTTTATCTTGGTCCAGCTCTTGAGCAATTGAAAAAGCTGCCGCCAAGGATGTATTTCCTGCTGGTCCTCTTTCTATGCCTTCTATCTGAGCTAAAGCCTCAGTTATATAGAATACTTCTCCTTGGTTCACTGTCACATATCTATCTAGGTATCTAAGTGGTCTGCCTGCTGACCTAGGTACATCTGAACGATCTGGCCAAGTAGCAAAAGGTATTCCAAAACCAGTATGTCCAGTAGTAAATGATTTTCTATTAAACTGCTTATCACTTGCCATATGAAGTCCCTTTAAGTTTACACTAGCGCCAACTATTTGAGTATTTAATGCACCTGCTTTTATAAGTCCTCTAGCAGTTCCTGTCAAATTACCTCCCCCTGCATTCGTTGCGACTACTACATCAGGGTCTCTTCCTTCTCTTTCCCTAAACTGCATAGCTATTTCATAGCCTAAGGTTTCAACACCAGCAATTCCAAAAGGAGTATACAATGAAGCATTAAAATATCCTGTATCCTCTAGCATTCTTAAGAATGTATAGAAGAGTTCAGGTCCTACGGACAATTGAGCTACTTCTGCTCCTAATGCTTCACATTTTCTTGCTTTTTCAATTATCTCGGGCTGCCCTATTCCCCTTGAATCATAGCATTCTTGAACTATGATGCATTTAAGTCCTCTCATGGCAGCTTGACTAGCTACTCCAGCTCCGTAGTTACCACTTGTAGCAGCAATTACACCCTTGTATCCAAGTTTTTTTGCATGATAAACACTTATTGCCGCCCTTCTTGCCTTAAAGCTACCAGATGGATTTGAAGCCTCGTCCTTTATAAATATTCTAGCTCCCTTACCCTTAGGAGCTAATTGCCTGGCAAGCTTTGTAAGGTTTTTAAGCTCAAGAATTGGAGTGTTTCCTACTCCTGTTTCTCTTTGTATTTCCTGCATCTCCTGCAAGGAGTATCCTGTCTCTCGCATCATTCTTTCATAGTCAAAGGCTATTCCACCTGTTTCAAATTCATCATAATCTATACCTACAGCTTGTTTCATAATGTCCTTTTTTCTCGCCATGACTGCATCGTAGCTTATATCATTATTCAATTCTTTCACCACCTTCGAGAATACCTCTTAACTGTCTGCCTATGTACAATAATTCTGGTATGCATTTTCCAAAGTCATGTTCAAAATAAGGATTGATTTCTATAAGATTTCCAGATGCTTTTCTTCCTATATAGGTCTCTACAGTTACGGTATCTCCAATCTTTGCCTCATCAGCAATCAGAAAACCTTTAGTCCACATTTCAAGAGGAACTCTCTTTGTGTCTTCTGGAACCTGTGCTGCTCTTTGATCAGGAGTCAGTACAATGCTGTGTATTCTTACCCAATCACCTTTCTTAGCATAATCCATTGATATCACCCTACCTTTTTATTAAATCTCTCATGTCTCCCATTATTGCTCTTGGAACCGGTAAATCTATCATTGTTTTTAAACCCGGTTCTGCATTTATAACATGAGGAATCATATTAACACACATAGCTATAGTGCCTAATCCACCTTCTA is part of the Proteiniborus sp. MB09-C3 genome and encodes:
- the oraE gene encoding D-ornithine 4,5-aminomutase subunit OraE, which gives rise to MKLKPNEKLDIANILENLESYRPRRRGWHWRDGIGQKRDIGKFQYYDTSENLEQSQPLPSAHYFDDIDPQPDSVITTEIASGRFEDDIRRMRMAAWHGADHLMVIRTAGQSHFDGLIEGTPQGIGGIPITRKQVRAQRKALDLIEDEVGRPINYHSYVSGVAGPEIAVMFAEEGVNGAHQDPQYNVLYRNINMIRSFVDAAVAKKVMTWADMAQIDGAHNANATAREAWKVMPELMVQHAINSMYSVKIGMRKENICLSTVPPTAPPAPCMRIDLPYAVALRELFKEYKMRAQQNTKYMGSSTREATVTHTLNLLISKLTRADIQSTITPDEGRNVPWHIYNIEGTNTAKQALIGMDGLTEMVEIKRNSGELADKVRELKERAILFMEEMLEVGGYFRAVEEGFFVDSGYYPERNGDGIVRKIDGGIGVGTVYERENDYMAPVTAHFGYNNVQQYDANAVGNPSALIGGCTFEEPDKIVYIDELDETDNVNVRMEETRELRETTKIKPEMEWQGDGIIQITLFLPTDERTAEFAAIEIGKNLGLEDVEVIHKEVLQAAEGTRIELKGKVPFTIDTSTLVIPPKPEIMSDDEIREEIERCPMKIVAGTVGEDEHSVGLREIIDIKHGGIEGYGIECHYLGTSVPVEKLIDAAIELNADAILASTIISHDDIHYKNMKRIHELCVEKGIRDRIILACGGTQVSNELAVEQGVDVGFGRGTKGVHVATFLVKKRREILNEN
- a CDS encoding ornithine aminomutase subunit alpha, with product MKRKDDFEIRRQHLKDLSEEQLEARFWELAEKIVDPLIDLAYKQTSPSIERSVLLRMGFSSLEATAIVDGAIDRGLLGRGAGHLVYRLSKDYNLSVREAGLKLVEGQMWDEVMKIFAGGEN
- the ortB gene encoding 2-amino-4-oxopentanoate thiolase subunit OrtB, giving the protein MNNDISYDAVMARKKDIMKQAVGIDYDEFETGGIAFDYERMMRETGYSLQEMQEIQRETGVGNTPILELKNLTKLARQLAPKGKGARIFIKDEASNPSGSFKARRAAISVYHAKKLGYKGVIAATSGNYGAGVASQAAMRGLKCIIVQECYDSRGIGQPEIIEKARKCEALGAEVAQLSVGPELFYTFLRMLEDTGYFNASLYTPFGIAGVETLGYEIAMQFREREGRDPDVVVATNAGGGNLTGTARGLIKAGALNTQIVGASVNLKGLHMASDKQFNRKSFTTGHTGFGIPFATWPDRSDVPRSAGRPLRYLDRYVTVNQGEVFYITEALAQIEGIERGPAGNTSLAAAFSIAQELDQDKIVLVQETEYTGAGKHIQPQLTFARENGIQIIIGNPEEEIPGENIILPEHPGLIKAKDIDLNKLRKSYIKNCIDITNVTSFTNEDVKFLAEDSKSNTEFVIDTLKELGIRV
- the ortA gene encoding 2-amino-4-oxopentanoate thiolase subunit OrtA, coding for MDYAKKGDWVRIHSIVLTPDQRAAQVPEDTKRVPLEMWTKGFLIADEAKIGDTVTVETYIGRKASGNLIEINPYFEHDFGKCIPELLYIGRQLRGILEGGERIE